One window from the genome of Hyphomonas neptunium ATCC 15444 encodes:
- a CDS encoding TonB-dependent receptor: MKFRILSATAVAALGVSGQLSAFADAPDAEDSRRLEVVTVTTQKTEQSLIDVPINISVTDQDLIDKLGGDDIEDLANFIPGLQVQAQSLNAPTYSLRGVVADGGAPRVAIFQNGVSIGTPGYATSIAIYDVERVEVVKGPQATLFGQGALIGGINYIQNRASTEGNEGKVTVEGGDYSFLRGEGFYNFALSDTLAVRVAGQIKNMDGYVPNTANSPDLMGQDTTAVRGAIHWEPTPAVTADVFVNYQEDDSTGTQFTSGFFPVNGVVDPYGPTAMNINADQVRSKLGNDREILAGTANLEFVLNDAWTLTSLTDYRELSSNEAWDSDGAAFNLLQFYQTREGDALSQELRVNYDNGGKLTGFFGANYFDYETRDTLTFSTDEAYAQSLFGPQVAASVGGMANARRILALAGAPGAANFGSFETPFQYSVAQILAQYGAQAANNIAEADMVFGPFLALNPAHAERSRTSDGRTSYDLFGDITYDLTDRLTLTGGLRYTINELSASNTGEVLRGNPALGGALNGVTFAPGFLINAATIGNPVNASAEPDGAFTWRLNAAYRVSDNVNTWVSYGRGRRPETLSISGRNVSEIDAETLDNVEAGMFGRFFDDRLQMTTSVYYGQYENFQTSRFDPINGVFIVENSGNATQYGLEFDGQALVTDNIRLLGTYAYNFSEYDDEDSNGNPLQFAGNRFRMSPEQSFSLAADITLPFAEHGTFSLTPSYIWKGQQYFEDDNGYDYAADGNGGFVRRRETYPDGTPVVEETGAYGLVNLRAGFDSADERWGVYVLGENLLDEEYLIDVGNTGGAFGLHTIIRGKPQMLKAGAYVKF, translated from the coding sequence ATGAAATTCCGCATCCTTTCCGCAACCGCCGTTGCCGCCCTTGGCGTCTCCGGCCAGCTTTCCGCCTTTGCAGACGCGCCTGACGCAGAAGACTCGCGCCGCCTGGAAGTCGTCACCGTGACGACCCAGAAGACCGAGCAGTCGCTGATCGATGTTCCGATCAACATCTCCGTGACCGACCAGGACCTGATCGACAAGCTGGGCGGCGACGACATTGAAGACCTCGCCAACTTCATTCCCGGCCTGCAGGTGCAGGCACAGAGCCTCAACGCGCCGACCTATTCGCTGCGCGGGGTTGTGGCCGATGGCGGCGCGCCGCGCGTTGCGATCTTCCAGAACGGCGTGTCCATCGGGACGCCGGGCTATGCCACCAGCATCGCCATCTATGACGTTGAGCGCGTCGAAGTTGTGAAAGGCCCGCAGGCAACCCTGTTTGGCCAGGGCGCCCTGATCGGCGGCATCAACTACATTCAGAACCGCGCCTCGACCGAAGGCAATGAAGGCAAGGTAACTGTTGAAGGCGGCGATTACAGCTTCCTGCGCGGCGAAGGCTTCTACAACTTCGCGCTGAGCGACACGCTGGCCGTTCGCGTGGCCGGCCAGATCAAGAATATGGACGGGTATGTTCCGAACACGGCGAACTCTCCCGACCTGATGGGCCAGGACACGACCGCTGTTCGCGGCGCGATCCATTGGGAGCCGACCCCGGCGGTTACCGCCGATGTGTTCGTCAACTATCAGGAAGACGACTCCACCGGCACGCAGTTCACCTCCGGCTTCTTCCCCGTAAACGGCGTTGTGGACCCCTACGGCCCGACGGCGATGAACATCAACGCCGACCAGGTGCGCAGCAAGCTGGGCAATGACCGCGAGATCCTCGCCGGTACGGCCAACCTGGAATTCGTGCTGAACGACGCCTGGACGCTGACCTCGCTGACCGACTATCGCGAGCTGAGCTCGAACGAAGCCTGGGATTCGGATGGCGCAGCCTTCAACCTGCTGCAATTCTATCAGACCCGCGAAGGCGACGCCCTGAGCCAGGAACTGCGCGTCAACTATGACAATGGCGGCAAGCTGACCGGCTTCTTCGGCGCCAACTATTTCGACTATGAAACCCGCGACACGCTGACCTTCTCGACCGATGAAGCGTATGCACAGTCGCTGTTCGGCCCGCAGGTTGCGGCATCGGTAGGCGGCATGGCGAACGCCCGCCGCATTCTGGCGCTGGCCGGCGCGCCCGGCGCAGCCAACTTCGGCAGCTTTGAAACACCGTTCCAGTATTCGGTGGCACAAATCCTGGCGCAGTACGGCGCGCAGGCTGCCAATAACATCGCGGAAGCCGACATGGTGTTCGGCCCCTTCCTGGCACTCAATCCGGCCCACGCCGAACGCTCGCGCACCTCTGATGGTCGCACGAGCTACGACCTCTTCGGCGACATCACCTATGATCTGACCGATCGCCTGACGCTGACCGGTGGTCTGCGCTACACGATCAACGAGCTGTCTGCGTCCAACACCGGCGAAGTGCTTCGCGGCAACCCGGCACTCGGCGGCGCCCTCAACGGCGTGACCTTTGCGCCGGGCTTCCTGATCAACGCAGCGACCATCGGCAACCCGGTCAACGCTTCGGCCGAGCCGGACGGCGCCTTCACCTGGCGTCTCAACGCGGCTTACCGCGTCTCCGATAACGTCAACACCTGGGTGTCGTATGGCCGTGGCCGCCGCCCGGAAACGCTGTCGATTTCTGGCCGCAACGTCTCGGAAATCGATGCCGAGACACTGGACAACGTGGAAGCCGGCATGTTCGGCCGCTTCTTCGACGACCGCCTGCAGATGACGACCTCTGTGTATTACGGCCAGTACGAGAACTTCCAGACCAGCCGCTTTGACCCGATCAACGGCGTATTCATTGTCGAAAACTCCGGCAACGCCACACAGTATGGTCTCGAGTTCGACGGCCAGGCGCTGGTGACCGACAATATCCGCCTGCTGGGCACCTATGCCTACAACTTCTCTGAGTATGATGACGAAGACAGCAACGGGAACCCGCTGCAGTTTGCCGGTAACCGGTTCCGGATGAGCCCGGAGCAGAGCTTCTCTCTGGCCGCCGATATCACCCTTCCGTTCGCTGAGCACGGCACCTTCTCGCTCACGCCGAGCTATATCTGGAAGGGTCAGCAATACTTCGAGGACGACAACGGCTACGACTATGCGGCCGATGGCAATGGCGGGTTCGTTCGCCGCCGGGAAACCTATCCTGACGGGACGCCAGTGGTCGAAGAAACCGGTGCTTATGGCCTGGTCAACCTGCGCGCAGGCTTTGACAGCGCCGATGAACGCTGGGGCGTCTATGTGCTGGGCGAGAACCTTCTGGACGAAGAGTATCTGATCGATGTCGGCAACACCGGCGGCGCGTTCGGCCTGCACACCATCATCCGCGGCAAGCCGCAGATGCTGAAAGCCGGCGCCTACGTGAAATTCTGA
- a CDS encoding N-acyl-D-amino-acid deacylase family protein codes for MYDLVIRNGTIVDGSGMPSYKADIAVTGNRIAKIGRVAETGREEVDASGKVVSPGFIDPHTHFDAQLLWDGYAKPALSHGVTTIVPGNCSLSLAPLKAEHRMKLVGMFNQIEEMPYKAFKEGVVWDWETFSEYITRIRKGLAINVAPLVGHSVIRLWVMGDAAMERTATAEEIAGMQGVLRECLDAGAVGLSTSYVDMDETLLPVPSRYADASEVDALASVLGEYGRILQIVPEFYDPDLTIARLDQLAEISLKYSIPTTFSPLFINADNVEAVERVMARVDEQFARGARVWPQVQTRPIDISFSFAVPSLIFVRLPNWYKIMRFGTQDEIIAAFSDPEKRKKLIAEATPNMGLWSFLTLRFAQTEANQKYVGKTLAEIGEMRGCTALEAMIDLSIEEKLDAHFMAANMGHNSDERVSAMLKHPRVHIGASDGGAHILSFSTYGDTGYLFSHFVRNLNAMSIEEAVKKVTSDTAGIWGIPDRGLIQKGYVADLVVFDAATIDRGEETYVQDVPGDGKRYVRDSRGVDTVVVGGGVAWSAAAGYKDDTRGAILPGEAAATRPLVAA; via the coding sequence ATGTATGATCTGGTGATCAGGAACGGCACGATTGTCGATGGCTCGGGCATGCCTTCCTACAAGGCGGACATTGCCGTAACCGGCAATCGTATCGCAAAGATTGGCCGCGTGGCCGAAACAGGCCGTGAGGAAGTGGACGCTTCGGGTAAGGTCGTTTCGCCCGGCTTTATTGATCCGCACACACATTTCGACGCCCAGCTTCTGTGGGATGGCTATGCCAAGCCTGCCCTGTCGCATGGCGTGACGACGATCGTTCCTGGCAACTGCTCCCTGTCCCTGGCGCCGCTTAAAGCGGAACACCGCATGAAGCTTGTCGGCATGTTCAATCAGATTGAAGAAATGCCGTACAAAGCCTTCAAAGAAGGCGTCGTCTGGGACTGGGAGACATTTTCCGAATATATCACACGCATCCGCAAGGGGCTGGCCATCAATGTGGCGCCGCTGGTCGGGCATAGCGTGATCCGTCTCTGGGTGATGGGCGACGCCGCGATGGAGCGGACCGCGACGGCCGAGGAAATCGCCGGCATGCAAGGCGTGCTGCGCGAGTGTCTCGACGCCGGCGCGGTGGGCCTCTCCACCAGCTATGTCGACATGGACGAGACGCTGCTTCCCGTGCCGAGCCGGTATGCGGATGCGAGCGAAGTGGACGCGCTGGCCTCGGTGCTGGGCGAGTATGGCCGTATCCTGCAGATCGTGCCGGAGTTCTACGATCCGGACCTGACGATTGCGCGCCTTGATCAGCTGGCTGAAATCTCGCTGAAATATTCGATCCCGACGACCTTCTCGCCGCTGTTCATCAATGCCGACAATGTAGAGGCAGTGGAGCGCGTGATGGCGCGGGTGGACGAGCAGTTTGCGCGCGGGGCCCGTGTGTGGCCGCAGGTACAGACGCGCCCGATCGACATCAGCTTCAGCTTTGCTGTGCCGAGCCTGATCTTCGTGCGCCTGCCAAACTGGTACAAGATCATGCGCTTTGGCACGCAGGACGAAATCATTGCGGCGTTCTCCGACCCGGAGAAGCGCAAGAAGCTGATCGCCGAAGCCACGCCGAATATGGGCCTCTGGTCATTCCTGACACTGCGCTTTGCGCAGACGGAAGCGAACCAGAAATATGTCGGCAAGACGCTGGCCGAGATCGGTGAGATGCGCGGTTGCACGGCGCTGGAAGCGATGATCGACCTCTCCATCGAAGAGAAGCTGGACGCCCATTTCATGGCCGCAAACATGGGCCATAACTCCGACGAGCGTGTCAGCGCGATGCTGAAGCATCCGCGCGTGCATATCGGCGCCAGCGATGGCGGGGCGCACATCCTCTCCTTCTCCACCTATGGCGACACGGGATATCTGTTCTCCCACTTCGTCCGTAATCTGAATGCCATGAGCATCGAAGAAGCGGTGAAGAAGGTGACCTCTGACACGGCCGGCATCTGGGGCATTCCGGACCGCGGCCTGATCCAGAAAGGCTATGTGGCTGATCTGGTGGTGTTTGACGCCGCGACGATCGACCGGGGCGAAGAGACCTATGTTCAGGACGTTCCGGGCGACGGGAAACGCTATGTGCGCGACTCGCGCGGCGTGGACACTGTGGTGGTTGGCGGCGGCGTCGCCTGGTCGGCGGCTGCGGGCTACAAGGACGACACGCGCGGCGCGATCCTGCCGGGCGAAGCGGCAGCAACCCGCCCGCTGGTGGCCGCATGA
- a CDS encoding c-type cytochrome has protein sequence MAVTIAKSQLAGIAMLAGALACLPACSREAGDAPAPSASEPATLPGEQIATDLCAGCHAVGLEGESPHTDAPPFRQLSEKYPVRYLEEALAEGISVGHEDMPEFTLEADQVEQLIVYLESIQAQ, from the coding sequence ATGGCCGTTACGATCGCCAAGTCACAGCTTGCAGGCATTGCGATGCTCGCCGGCGCGCTTGCCTGCCTCCCGGCTTGCTCGCGGGAAGCAGGCGATGCCCCTGCGCCATCTGCGTCAGAGCCCGCAACCCTGCCGGGCGAACAGATTGCAACGGATCTCTGCGCGGGCTGCCACGCCGTGGGGCTCGAAGGGGAAAGCCCCCATACGGATGCCCCGCCCTTCCGTCAGCTGTCCGAGAAATATCCGGTGCGTTATCTGGAGGAAGCCCTCGCCGAAGGCATCTCCGTTGGCCATGAGGACATGCCGGAATTCACGCTTGAGGCCGATCAGGTGGAACAGCTGATCGTGTATCTGGAATCCATTCAGGCGCAGTAG
- a CDS encoding glycerophosphodiester phosphodiesterase family protein, with product MKYVVAIAAIMLAACSAAPVAGSEEALTSSAAEQAPAAYGTLSGDKPIIIAHRGASGLFPEHTIPGYEAAIDQGADFIEPDLVMTKDGVLIARHDAYLSATTDVADRPEFADRKVKRETPMGEMEDWWADDFTLAEIKTLKARQQFPSRTKEHDGKLDIVTFDEVMDVALAAAKEGRTVGLHIEAKWPGYYSSVGLDMVDPMIEAMKAKGLEEADIPVFIQSFEPEFLAAFAAKSDLPTIQNMVGPPYNKMLGLEYNIDEMTTTGVGAEKSFILNADGTTTDFIEKAHAKGLLVHVYTVRDDAPMAGYENAQAELTALIKAGADGIWVDYPETGVAVRDAN from the coding sequence ATGAAATATGTCGTCGCAATTGCCGCCATCATGCTGGCGGCTTGCAGCGCGGCCCCTGTTGCAGGCTCGGAGGAGGCGTTGACCTCCTCCGCAGCCGAGCAGGCGCCTGCTGCCTACGGTACGCTTTCGGGCGACAAGCCGATCATCATCGCCCACCGCGGCGCGAGCGGCCTGTTCCCTGAACATACGATCCCCGGCTATGAAGCCGCGATCGATCAGGGGGCGGACTTCATCGAGCCCGACCTCGTGATGACCAAGGATGGCGTGCTGATCGCCCGCCATGACGCCTATCTTTCCGCCACCACGGACGTGGCCGACCGTCCCGAGTTCGCTGATCGCAAGGTGAAGCGCGAAACGCCAATGGGCGAAATGGAAGATTGGTGGGCAGACGATTTCACGCTCGCCGAGATCAAGACCCTGAAAGCGCGCCAGCAATTCCCGTCGCGAACGAAGGAACATGACGGCAAGCTGGACATCGTGACCTTTGACGAGGTGATGGATGTGGCGCTGGCCGCCGCCAAGGAAGGCCGCACTGTTGGCCTGCACATCGAAGCCAAATGGCCGGGCTATTATTCCTCGGTGGGCCTCGACATGGTCGACCCGATGATCGAAGCCATGAAGGCCAAGGGCCTGGAAGAAGCCGACATCCCGGTGTTCATCCAGAGCTTCGAGCCGGAATTCCTGGCCGCCTTTGCCGCCAAGAGCGATCTGCCGACCATCCAGAACATGGTGGGCCCTCCCTACAACAAGATGCTCGGCCTGGAATACAATATCGACGAGATGACGACGACCGGCGTTGGCGCCGAGAAGTCCTTCATCCTCAACGCCGATGGCACGACGACGGACTTTATCGAGAAAGCCCACGCCAAGGGTCTGCTGGTGCACGTCTATACCGTGCGCGATGACGCGCCGATGGCCGGCTATGAAAATGCGCAGGCTGAGCTGACAGCGCTCATCAAGGCCGGCGCTGATGGAATCTGGGTTGATTACCCAGAAACCGGGGTCGCGGTTCGCGACGCCAACTGA
- a CDS encoding alpha/beta hydrolase family protein encodes MEMLRRVAVALLAGLLSSCASARSSLPEMPALSLPFTPGPIAGDPACAGSWRLQDGGGIAVTPSEEGLRWQSLEGETGRFVFENDLWQAYSGWTEQPETRQLEFTCETGLSLYEGVAATRIEVVTQETVFSGAKGTQLAGRLILPAGDWPVPVVIQVQGSERTSALIHDPFQQLLPLQGVGVFVYDKRGTGASMGSYTQDFGVLATDAAAASAEARRLAGPRLGRFGLHGASQGGWVAPMAARAVKPDFLIVSYGLLESPLAENRAQTVQDVTEAGFGPAAQMAAGMLADAAGAIMVSDFKSGYVELEALKKIYRNEPWYRYAKGEFTGEILQHSDVVLRVAGPLRSDGTSWRHEGEPVLRGISAPVLWILASEDREAPPAYTRSRLKTLQYEGRPITLAEYPGHDYGMRAFDSLPDGTRQFTHFANGYARMVADFASDTPIVPSYYNEAIISNPR; translated from the coding sequence ATGGAAATGTTGAGGCGTGTAGCTGTGGCTCTGCTGGCTGGCCTGCTGTCATCCTGCGCCAGCGCCCGGTCCAGCCTGCCGGAGATGCCGGCCCTGTCCCTCCCTTTCACGCCCGGCCCCATCGCGGGCGATCCCGCCTGTGCGGGCAGCTGGCGTCTGCAGGATGGAGGCGGCATTGCGGTTACGCCGAGCGAAGAGGGGCTGCGTTGGCAATCGCTGGAAGGTGAAACCGGCCGCTTCGTATTCGAGAATGACCTTTGGCAAGCCTATAGCGGCTGGACCGAGCAACCAGAGACCCGCCAGCTGGAGTTCACCTGCGAAACCGGCCTCAGCCTCTACGAAGGCGTTGCGGCCACGCGGATCGAGGTGGTCACCCAGGAAACGGTGTTTTCCGGCGCCAAAGGCACGCAACTGGCCGGGCGGCTGATCCTTCCGGCGGGCGATTGGCCGGTGCCTGTTGTGATTCAGGTGCAGGGTTCGGAGCGCACGTCCGCGCTGATCCACGACCCCTTCCAGCAACTCCTGCCGCTGCAGGGGGTTGGCGTATTCGTCTATGACAAACGCGGTACAGGCGCCTCAATGGGCAGCTACACGCAGGACTTTGGGGTTCTCGCCACCGATGCTGCCGCTGCATCCGCTGAAGCGCGGCGCCTCGCCGGCCCCCGGCTCGGCCGCTTCGGCCTGCACGGCGCCAGCCAGGGCGGTTGGGTTGCGCCAATGGCAGCGCGCGCGGTGAAGCCGGATTTTCTGATTGTTTCCTACGGGCTTCTGGAAAGTCCGCTTGCGGAAAACCGCGCGCAGACCGTTCAGGACGTGACCGAAGCGGGCTTTGGTCCAGCGGCGCAGATGGCCGCGGGCATGCTGGCTGATGCGGCAGGCGCCATTATGGTGTCAGACTTCAAATCCGGATATGTTGAGTTGGAGGCCCTCAAGAAAATCTATCGCAACGAACCCTGGTACCGGTATGCGAAGGGAGAATTCACGGGCGAGATTCTGCAACATTCCGACGTCGTTCTCAGAGTTGCCGGGCCGCTCCGGTCAGACGGCACGAGTTGGCGGCATGAGGGCGAGCCGGTTCTACGCGGCATCAGCGCACCTGTATTGTGGATCCTTGCGAGTGAAGACCGGGAAGCGCCGCCCGCCTACACCCGGTCTCGGCTCAAAACTCTGCAATACGAAGGCCGCCCGATCACGCTTGCCGAGTATCCGGGCCATGATTACGGGATGCGCGCGTTCGACAGCCTCCCCGATGGGACACGCCAGTTCACGCATTTCGCCAACGGCTATGCGCGTATGGTGGCCGACTTCGCTTCCGATACCCCGATCGTGCCGAGCTATTACAACGAAGCGATCATCTCCAATCCCCGCTGA
- a CDS encoding class I SAM-dependent methyltransferase, translated as MAPQDTLARNRAFIVANTRLAPVDGLELRHSETPQLLKIWQADEITPIWAATEQDLDRQGIEPPFWAFPWAGGQAVARLILERPESVRGKRVLDIACGSGMLGIAAAAAGASAVWVNDIDPICEAAAQLNAEANGVSLSWMGGNLLDAPPADVDVILAGDIFYEMSMAARFLGWMRQAAARGIAVYAGDPGRAYAPVAETGLLAEYDIATTMELESATARRARVWQIGR; from the coding sequence TTGGCACCCCAGGACACTCTTGCGCGCAACCGCGCGTTCATTGTCGCCAATACGCGGCTGGCGCCGGTGGACGGGCTGGAGCTGCGCCATAGCGAAACCCCGCAGCTGCTAAAGATATGGCAGGCTGACGAGATCACCCCGATCTGGGCGGCGACCGAGCAGGACCTGGACCGGCAGGGCATCGAGCCGCCTTTCTGGGCATTCCCCTGGGCAGGCGGACAGGCGGTGGCGCGGCTGATCCTGGAGCGGCCGGAGAGCGTGCGCGGCAAACGCGTGCTGGACATTGCCTGCGGCAGCGGAATGCTGGGCATAGCCGCAGCGGCCGCCGGAGCGAGCGCGGTGTGGGTGAATGACATCGACCCGATCTGCGAGGCGGCGGCGCAACTGAACGCCGAGGCGAACGGTGTTTCGCTCAGCTGGATGGGGGGCAACCTGCTGGATGCTCCGCCTGCGGATGTGGATGTGATCCTGGCGGGGGACATCTTTTACGAGATGAGCATGGCGGCGCGGTTTCTCGGCTGGATGCGGCAGGCGGCAGCGCGGGGGATTGCGGTTTATGCCGGTGATCCGGGCCGGGCCTATGCACCGGTGGCGGAGACCGGGCTGCTGGCCGAATACGACATCGCCACGACCATGGAGCTTGAAAGCGCCACAGCACGCCGCGCCCGTGTCTGGCAGATCGGAAGATAG
- a CDS encoding DHA2 family efflux MFS transporter permease subunit, with protein sequence MTVAPGIPSQSGPGTARKPLPDDIPAMAGPSVRAQFERFGGIYRWILLFTMLTGSMATMLAATTINVALPAIIGAFGLGQDQAQWMSTAFLASSTIAMLANAWAMTTFGPRATYTFGMVVFVFGSLLGAVSNTLELLIVSRGLQGISAGLLQPMSMFLIFQTFPDSRRGTAMGVFSIGVVLAPAFGPALGGIAVDLASWRLVFVATLPLALVALGIAPFLMPKGDRNRSTPRPPLDWVGLSLLAVAVIGLLAAFAGGNRDGWDSDQTYLRFAIAILAAIAFFFWELRHPFPALNPKVFTYRQFWSAGLIISATGIAIYASTYLIPLFVQLVQGYSPTAAGVMMIPAGIAMMIGFPIAGRLTDRVDPRWLLGFGITTFAASAWLLSHVSAMTPYWVLVGWILLSRIGISFCMPPSNTTAVRAVPPHLLASATGGVSFLMQVGGAFGVNILAIILQRRTIFHGEHLSTAMNETNAEMMYQHALQAQTLEMTGMTQVQAFQSAFGLLNQKVAMEASVYAFRDCFFIIFVWFVIVLGALALMPKPKMIQPAR encoded by the coding sequence GTGACCGTCGCCCCCGGCATCCCGTCCCAGAGCGGCCCCGGCACTGCCCGCAAACCCCTGCCCGACGACATTCCCGCCATGGCCGGCCCATCCGTCCGGGCTCAGTTCGAGCGATTTGGCGGCATCTATCGCTGGATATTGCTGTTCACAATGCTGACCGGCTCAATGGCCACCATGCTGGCCGCGACGACGATCAATGTCGCCCTGCCCGCGATTATCGGCGCCTTTGGCCTGGGGCAGGATCAGGCGCAGTGGATGTCCACAGCGTTCCTCGCCTCGTCCACCATCGCCATGCTGGCGAACGCCTGGGCGATGACCACCTTCGGGCCGCGGGCGACGTATACGTTCGGCATGGTTGTGTTCGTGTTCGGCTCCCTGCTGGGGGCGGTGAGCAACACGCTGGAATTGCTGATCGTGTCGCGCGGATTGCAGGGTATTTCGGCGGGCCTGCTGCAGCCGATGTCGATGTTCCTGATTTTTCAGACCTTTCCGGATAGCCGGCGCGGCACAGCGATGGGTGTGTTCTCGATCGGTGTGGTGCTGGCGCCTGCATTCGGGCCTGCGCTGGGCGGGATTGCGGTGGATCTGGCTAGCTGGCGGCTGGTGTTTGTGGCGACCCTGCCTTTGGCGCTGGTCGCGCTGGGGATCGCGCCTTTCCTGATGCCGAAGGGGGACCGCAACCGGAGCACCCCGCGCCCGCCGCTCGACTGGGTGGGGCTGAGCCTGCTGGCGGTTGCCGTGATCGGCCTGCTGGCCGCCTTTGCCGGGGGGAACCGGGATGGGTGGGATTCGGATCAGACCTATCTGCGCTTTGCCATCGCCATTCTTGCGGCCATTGCCTTCTTCTTCTGGGAATTGCGCCATCCCTTTCCGGCATTGAACCCGAAAGTGTTCACCTATCGGCAGTTCTGGTCGGCCGGGCTGATCATCTCGGCGACGGGGATTGCGATTTACGCGTCGACCTATCTCATCCCACTTTTCGTGCAGCTGGTGCAGGGCTATTCGCCCACGGCGGCAGGGGTGATGATGATCCCTGCCGGGATTGCCATGATGATCGGCTTTCCGATTGCCGGACGGCTTACCGACAGGGTTGATCCACGCTGGCTACTCGGCTTTGGCATCACCACCTTTGCCGCCTCTGCCTGGTTGCTGTCGCATGTTTCGGCCATGACCCCCTATTGGGTGCTGGTGGGCTGGATCTTGCTCAGCCGGATCGGGATCAGCTTCTGTATGCCGCCTTCCAATACGACCGCTGTGCGCGCAGTGCCCCCGCACCTGCTGGCCTCGGCGACGGGGGGGGTGTCTTTCCTGATGCAGGTGGGCGGGGCGTTCGGGGTGAACATCCTGGCGATCATCCTACAGCGGCGGACAATCTTTCACGGCGAACATCTTTCGACGGCGATGAACGAGACCAATGCCGAGATGATGTACCAGCATGCCTTGCAGGCACAGACGCTGGAGATGACCGGCATGACGCAGGTTCAGGCGTTTCAGTCTGCCTTCGGTCTGCTCAATCAGAAGGTGGCCATGGAAGCGTCCGTATATGCGTTCAGGGACTGTTTCTTCATTATCTTTGTCTGGTTCGTCATCGTCCTGGGCGCGCTTGCCTTGATGCCCAAGCCAAAGATGATACAGCCCGCGCGCTGA
- a CDS encoding HlyD family secretion protein has protein sequence MVIAAAAALILMVLAARFLMDRNAYVSTSDARVAAEMIALSTDISGRITSVQVNEGDRVSAGDILYTIDDREAVFTLAQLEAEATRLRAEMAREETRAGLATSKAGSQVAARRAGTLSASASVEAARSNLEIAQRDYDRTKDLFERGLMPQSNLDQAKNVLDTRAQALRRAEAERETAAADQRTASITGQEVRLIDYELTVLGAALDQAEARVEAQKVVVEQHTIRSPIDGVVDELFFDNGEHSLRGYRMALVHDPDAVWISANIKETDIRHVRPSASALVRADSDPSHEISGRVVRIHDATLGEAAMMPNPNANGVFTKITQRIGVRIALDPTDVDLRPGTMVRVRIRKIEGGAEAGRTPA, from the coding sequence ATGGTTATCGCGGCAGCCGCCGCCTTGATCCTGATGGTACTGGCGGCGCGCTTCCTGATGGATCGCAATGCTTATGTCTCCACCTCTGACGCGCGGGTTGCGGCGGAGATGATTGCCCTCTCCACCGACATTTCCGGGCGCATCACCAGCGTTCAGGTGAATGAAGGCGACCGGGTTTCAGCTGGCGACATTCTCTACACGATAGATGACCGGGAGGCCGTGTTCACGCTGGCGCAGCTGGAAGCCGAGGCAACGCGGCTGCGGGCGGAGATGGCGCGGGAAGAAACCCGTGCCGGACTGGCAACGTCGAAGGCAGGCAGTCAGGTGGCGGCGCGGCGTGCAGGTACGCTGTCGGCGTCGGCCAGTGTCGAGGCAGCCAGGTCCAATCTCGAGATTGCCCAGCGTGATTATGACCGCACGAAAGACCTGTTCGAGCGAGGCCTGATGCCACAGTCCAATCTCGACCAGGCCAAGAACGTGCTTGATACACGTGCACAGGCGCTGCGCCGGGCAGAGGCTGAACGGGAAACCGCCGCCGCCGACCAGCGCACCGCCAGCATCACGGGTCAGGAAGTGCGCCTGATCGACTATGAACTCACCGTTCTGGGCGCCGCGCTGGATCAGGCAGAAGCCCGCGTTGAGGCGCAAAAAGTGGTGGTTGAACAACACACGATCCGCAGCCCGATTGACGGCGTGGTCGATGAGCTGTTCTTCGATAATGGCGAGCATTCGCTGCGCGGCTATCGCATGGCGCTGGTTCATGACCCTGATGCGGTGTGGATTTCGGCGAATATCAAAGAGACCGACATTCGCCATGTGCGCCCGTCGGCAAGCGCCCTGGTTCGGGCTGACAGTGACCCTTCCCACGAGATTTCCGGGCGGGTGGTACGCATTCATGACGCCACACTCGGGGAAGCGGCGATGATGCCAAACCCCAATGCCAATGGTGTTTTCACCAAGATCACGCAGCGGATCGGCGTGCGCATTGCCCTTGATCCGACAGATGTTGATCTGCGGCCCGGCACGATGGTGCGTGTCCGCATCCGGAAGATCGAAGGCGGCGCGGAGGCCGGCAGGACACCGGCGTGA